The DNA window GGAGCGCAGCGGGTACTGGCCGTCCAGCTCCGCGCCGGGGACCTTCAGGGTGTGGGGCGTGGCCCCGGTGGCGACGATCACCGCGTCAAACCCGAGGGAATCACTGCCGTCCAGATGCACCGCGCGGGTGTCCCGATCCAGTTTCGTGACCTTCACGCCCTCACGCAGATCAATCTTGTTTTCCTGCGCCCAGTCGGCCCCGCCCAGCGGCAGTTTGTCGGCGGGTTTCTTGCCACTCAGGTACGCCTTGCTCAGCGCCGTGCGGTCATACGGGGCGCGGTTCTCGGCGGTCAGCATGGTGATTTTGCCTTCGTAGCCGCCGTCCCGCAGCGTCTGGGCCGCCATAAAACCGGACGCGCCGCCGCCGATGATGACGGTGTGGTGATCCTGATGGCTGGGGGCTGGCCTCTCTGGGGGAACCACATCGTCCAGATCGACACTCAGCCCGTCGCCGTCGCGCTGCACACGGTACTGTTTCAAGCCCTCCAACGCAGGCGGCTCGATCAGGGAGCCGTCGCCCGCATGGAATGTCGCGTGGTGCCACGGGCAGACGATGCGGGAGCCGCAGCGCACGCCGTCGCCCAGGTTGGCCCCGGCGTGAGGGCATATGGCATCGAAGGCATGGAAGTCGTCGCCGTCGCGGGTCACGAGAACTTTGCGCTCGCCCACCTCGAAGGTGTGCATGCCACCGTCGGTCACGTCACTGGCCTTGAAATTCAGGGTCATGGTGTCTCCTTTGCCGCCAGCAGCCTCAGCACCGCCTGCGGGTCTTCCAGCGGAATCAGGTGGCCGCTGCCGTGGATGGGCACCGCCCTGGCCCCCGGCAGCCGCGCCAGCACTTCCGAACGGATGGTGTCGGGCGAGATGGCCGGATCATCTTCTGAATACAGGACGGTGATGGGCAACTTCAGGCCGCCCAGTTCGCCGGAAATGTCCTCGCGGCTGCCCACGTCCGTCCAGGCGTTCCAGGCGTCGTGGCTGGCGCGCAGGCCGTCAGCGATCAGTTGCCCGAAGTCCCGTTCGGGGATGGACTGATGGGTGATGTCGTGGTACTGGGCGGTCAGGGCGTCGCGGTTCCCGTAGGCGGCGCGCAGCTTGGCCCGCCCTTCCGGTTCCATCGGTTCGGGCGTGGGGGGCGAGGGGGCGATCAGCAGCAGCTCGGACACGAGTTCAGGGTGTCGGGCGGCCAGCAGGAGGGCCACCTTCCCGCCCATCGAATGCGCCACCACACGGGACGGCCCCGCACCCGCCCCACGCAGGGTTGCAGCCAATGCCTGCGCCATCTCCTCCACCGTCTGCCCGGCCCGGCCCGCCTCCGCCGCGTCCCCGAAACCAATCAGATCGACGGCCAGCGCATCCACCCCCTCCAGCACCCGCCGCCAGACGTGGCGCGAGGTGCCGAAACCGTGCACGAGAACCGTTGGCCTCATCCTAGGCCCGCTCGGCGAAGTCCTGACTGGGCGGTGAACCCCGGAAGGCATCCTTCTTCTCGATCTTCTCCAGCTTGATAGGCCGCCCTTCACGCGCCGACTGGTAGATGGCGGCCATCAGCCGCTGATCCTGCAAGCCCTCCTCGCCGGGGGTGAACGGCTCGCGGTCTTCCTCGATGCACGCCGAGAAATGGTCAATTTCCAGCGCGAACTGATCGGTTTCGGGCAGGCGGTGTTCGGTGATGGTCTCGGGGGTCTGAACCGTCAGGCGCAGATCGGTGTAATCGAAGGCCGGGTCAAGCGTCAGGCGGGCGTCCACGCCGAACACGTCCAGCGTGCGGGCGTGCGCCGCGCCGTAGGAGCAAGAGCAGTGCGCGATCACGCCGCTGGGGAAGGTCATCTGCCACGCCACGGTTTCCTCGACTTCCTCGAAGCGCTCGTCGCCGGGCGTGCTGAAGGTCTGGGCGTACACTGAAGACGGCTCCTCGGCCAGCAGGAAGCGGATGGTGTTCAGGCAGTACAGCCCCACGTCCAGCAGCGAACCGCCGCCCGCCAGCCCGTCCCTCAGGCGCCACTGACCGTCATTCGGCTCCACCTGCACGTTGACCGAGTGAATCAGCTTGATCTGGCCCAGTTTGCCGTTCTGGATCAGATCGCGCGCCCGCCAGTGGTGCGGGGTGTACTGGCAGCGGTAGGCGGTCATCAGCTTGACCCTGTGCTCGGCGCAGACCCCCACCATCGCCTCGGCGTCCTCGGGATTGGCGGCCAGCGGTTTCTCGCACAGCACATGCTTGCCGATTCGCGCGGCCCGCTCGGTGTACTGACGATGCAGGCTGTTGGGCAGCACGATGTACACGGCGTGAACGTCGTCCCGCGACTGCAATTCCTCGAAACGGTCATAGTCGTAGGCATCCGCCTCGGTCAGGCCGTAAGCCAGAGCAGTGGCCACGGCTTTCTCGTGGTCATCGCTGACCACCGCCGCCAGCCTGGAGCGCTGGCCCACGGCGAAGGCGGGCAACAGTTCGTCGATGGTCAGCGTGCCGATGCCCAGCACAGCGTAGCCCACCTGTTCCGTTCTGGCCTCGGGCAGGGGCTGAAGGTCTTTGCGTTCGGCGGTGTTTGGTTTGGTCATGAGGCTCCTCGGGGGGTGTTAAGGGGAGGTGTCTTGGAGTCAGGCCTGCTTCAGGCCGTCCAGCAGCGCGTCCGCCGTCCGCAGGCTCAGGGCCATCTGGGTCAGGGCGGGGTTGACGCTCAGCGAGGAGGGGTAGGTGGAGTTGTCGCAGATCCACAGGTTTTCGATGTCGTGGCTGCGGCCCACCGGGTTGACCACGCTGGTCTCGGGATCGCGGCCCATACGGGCTGTGCCCAGCGTGTGCGCGGCGCGGGGCAGCGCCCACACGTCCCGCGCGCCGATGCGGCCCCACAGGTCACGCATCAGGGCCTCGGCGTGGGCGGTCATCCGCTTCTCGTTCTCGCCGAAGGAGAAGTGGACGCGCGGCTTGGGCAGCCCCCGCGCGTCGAGTTCGTCCGAGAGTTCCAGGTAATTGTGCTCGTAGGGCAGGCACTCGCCCAGCACGTTAATTCCCGCGACGTGGTTGTAGCCGCTCAGGTGCCGCACCAGTTCCGGCCCCCACTTCAGCGTGCCGCGTGCGTACTGGGTGGCGTAGGTCACGGGCATCACGCCCAGCGATTGCAGCAGGTAGCCGCCGACCAAACCGGGGACGCGGTGGGTGTCCTCGCTGATCAGGCCGCCGGGAATGCCCTTGTACGGGCGCAGGTCATCCTCCACCTGTCCCCAAACCTGCACGCCCACATGCGCCATGAAGTTGCGCCCCACCTGCCCGCTGCTGTTGGCGAGGCCGTTCATCAGCAGCAGGCGTGGCGTTTCTACCGCTCCGGCGGCAAGAATGACGGTTTTGGCGGAAAGGTGTTCCACCTCGTCGCCGCGCATGAATTCCGCGCCGGTCACGCGCCCGCCCTTCACCGTCAGCGCCGTGACCTGCGCGCCGTCCACGATCCGCGCGCCGTGGAATTCGGCCAGCGCCAGAAACGTCACGTCCATGCTGGCCTTCGCGCCCACCGAACAGCCCGCCTGGCAAAAGCCTCGGTTGGTACAGGTGTGGCGCGTGCCGTAGCCGGGCTGCTCCTGCGGGCGGCTCAGGGCGGCGTTGGCGGCGGGCGAGGTTTTCATGCCGATCTCGGCGCAGGCTTTCTGCATCAGGCGGGCGGCCCCGTTCAGCGGCAGCGGCGGGTGGCGGTAGGCCCGCTGGCGCGGCGGCCCCCACGGGTATTCGGCGGGGCCGGAGACGCCCAGAAAGTATTCCAGCTCGTCGTAGTACGGCTCCAGCTCGGCAAATTCCAGCGGCCAGTCCTCGCCCACGCCGAACTCGGTTTTCAGTTTCAAGTCGTCCGGCTGGGCGCGCGGCGTGTAGGCGGTGTAGTGCAGCGTGCTGCCCCCCACCCCGCGCCCGCTGTTGTTGCGCCCAAAGGAGACGGGATCGTTGCCCGCCGACAGCCGCTCGTCCAGCCAGAAAATGCCCGCCTGTGCGACTTCATCGGTGGCGATCCCCTCGGGCGGATGACGCACGCCCGCTTCCAGGGCCGCCACCTTCAGGCCCGCCCCCGCCAACCGCGCCAGCAGCGGTGCGCCTCCCGCCCCGGTGCCGATGACCAGCACGTCCAGATCGGTGGGCAGGGCGTTAGCGGGGGCCATACGCCACCTCGCGGGGTTCCAGCTCGTTGGGGCCGACGCGCGGCCACTCCGGGGCGTCCGCAAAACCCGCGTAGCCGAAGCGGTACTGCGTCAGCGGGTGGGCCATGAACGCCTCGGTCAGCTCGGCCAGCAGGTCTTCAAAGGCGTACGGGTGGGAGGACTGAATAGATGGGATGGCGGCGTCCTGCGCCTCTCCACCCAAAGCCTCAAAACCTTCCGGCAACGCGGCCAGCAGCGCCCGGTACGCCTCCCCGTCCGGCGGCGCGTCGGCGTAGCGCCAGCCGTCGCCCACGCCGCTGTGCAGGCGGTGATCCACCGTGCCGGCCAGATCCATCTCGGCCGGGTCATGGGGCACGAGGCGCACAGACAGGGCACGCAACCGCCCGAACTCAGCCTCGTCAAAAAACTGACGCGCGTACCGGGCGTCCAGCCGTTCCAGCAACGCCCGCCGCGTCGGAGCCGTGACATGCGGAGAATTCAGCAGGGCGAGGATGGCTTCCCTCTCTCCCACCGTCACGGCAACACCCGCAGACTGCCTGTCAAGTTCAACATCTTCTCCAGTCTAGGCACACCCCTGTGCCCGTCCTGCGTGAACGCCTACGGGGAGGCTTTAGACACTCCCAACAGTCCGGGCCACAAAAAAGCCCCCTCCGCGCGGGAGGGGGCCGAGGG is part of the Deinococcus radiopugnans ATCC 19172 genome and encodes:
- a CDS encoding alpha/beta fold hydrolase, with the translated sequence MRPTVLVHGFGTSRHVWRRVLEGVDALAVDLIGFGDAAEAGRAGQTVEEMAQALAATLRGAGAGPSRVVAHSMGGKVALLLAARHPELVSELLLIAPSPPTPEPMEPEGRAKLRAAYGNRDALTAQYHDITHQSIPERDFGQLIADGLRASHDAWNAWTDVGSREDISGELGGLKLPITVLYSEDDPAISPDTIRSEVLARLPGARAVPIHGSGHLIPLEDPQAVLRLLAAKETP
- a CDS encoding Gfo/Idh/MocA family protein gives rise to the protein MTKPNTAERKDLQPLPEARTEQVGYAVLGIGTLTIDELLPAFAVGQRSRLAAVVSDDHEKAVATALAYGLTEADAYDYDRFEELQSRDDVHAVYIVLPNSLHRQYTERAARIGKHVLCEKPLAANPEDAEAMVGVCAEHRVKLMTAYRCQYTPHHWRARDLIQNGKLGQIKLIHSVNVQVEPNDGQWRLRDGLAGGGSLLDVGLYCLNTIRFLLAEEPSSVYAQTFSTPGDERFEEVEETVAWQMTFPSGVIAHCSCSYGAAHARTLDVFGVDARLTLDPAFDYTDLRLTVQTPETITEHRLPETDQFALEIDHFSACIEEDREPFTPGEEGLQDQRLMAAIYQSAREGRPIKLEKIEKKDAFRGSPPSQDFAERA
- a CDS encoding GMC family oxidoreductase, translating into MAPANALPTDLDVLVIGTGAGGAPLLARLAGAGLKVAALEAGVRHPPEGIATDEVAQAGIFWLDERLSAGNDPVSFGRNNSGRGVGGSTLHYTAYTPRAQPDDLKLKTEFGVGEDWPLEFAELEPYYDELEYFLGVSGPAEYPWGPPRQRAYRHPPLPLNGAARLMQKACAEIGMKTSPAANAALSRPQEQPGYGTRHTCTNRGFCQAGCSVGAKASMDVTFLALAEFHGARIVDGAQVTALTVKGGRVTGAEFMRGDEVEHLSAKTVILAAGAVETPRLLLMNGLANSSGQVGRNFMAHVGVQVWGQVEDDLRPYKGIPGGLISEDTHRVPGLVGGYLLQSLGVMPVTYATQYARGTLKWGPELVRHLSGYNHVAGINVLGECLPYEHNYLELSDELDARGLPKPRVHFSFGENEKRMTAHAEALMRDLWGRIGARDVWALPRAAHTLGTARMGRDPETSVVNPVGRSHDIENLWICDNSTYPSSLSVNPALTQMALSLRTADALLDGLKQA
- a CDS encoding gluconate 2-dehydrogenase subunit 3 family protein yields the protein MTVGEREAILALLNSPHVTAPTRRALLERLDARYARQFFDEAEFGRLRALSVRLVPHDPAEMDLAGTVDHRLHSGVGDGWRYADAPPDGEAYRALLAALPEGFEALGGEAQDAAIPSIQSSHPYAFEDLLAELTEAFMAHPLTQYRFGYAGFADAPEWPRVGPNELEPREVAYGPR